CTCGCTGCCAGCGATTTGTCCAAGAACCCGGACGGGACGTGCGTTGTCAATATAGGAGGACACTAATTGAAGCACATGCGGTCCCTGGTCAACCGGTGTGCTACGCGCGCTCGCATCGATAAACTTAATCTCGCCGATCCGTCCTTCCGCAACGTCCTGTTTTAATTCCAGGTTTTTCGGGTGAAAGTTGAGTTGTGTATTAATGGCAAACTTCGTTTTCGTCTCCTCTGCCAACCCCGCAATTTGCTTCCAATCTTCACTTTCAACGGCAATCGGCTTTTCAATGATCACTGCAGGCACACCGTGATCAGAAGCCTGCTTCATCAGTGGATAGCGGATGCGTTCACTCGTCCCGCGTAGTACCGGTGCTGTGACGATATGGAGGACATCCGGCTTCTCCTTTTCAAGCATCTCGTCTAAATCGGTGTAGCGTGAAGAGATATCAAACTCGTCTCCGAATTCGCTGAGTCGTTCTTCGTTCATATCGCAGATAGCGGCGAGTTTCCCGCCTTTGACGAACTGGTAGGCATTTGCATGTGCACGGGCGCGACCTCTGCACCCTAATATCGCAGTTTTATACATAAAATCGTTTCCTCTGATGTTAACAACGGCACGCCATCGGCGCGCCAAAAGGTAAAGTAGGCAAAGGCAGGGAGACTTCGCCCGAGAATAAAATCACAACTTCTCCCGAAGTGTGTCCATTAACCCATCCGGGGGTTCAAATGGGAGATCAATAATCTCGTTTGTTATCCCGCTGTGGTACATCCCTAAGATGAGGTTATTTTCAACGAGGGATTGCTTGAGATGTGTCGGATGCACACTATTCGCATCTTCTAACCAATCAAAGATGGCTTCGATGAAGTTAGCCTGTGCAACGACATCTTGCTCCCCGTAGTTCAGTGGACCGCCCGCATAACCACCTTCCAGCGTTGAACGTTCCCAACTGCTAAAACGCCAATGTACGAAGCCTTTCGTCCCGACAACAAAAACACGTTTGTGACCGTAGATGCCCGGGTCATCGGATGCCATTTGTGCCATCTCCGTACCAAATGCAATAGAGACATGGACACCGTTCTCATACAAAACCTGAGCGGCAGCATGCATCGGACCGGGATGCCCACCCGCAGAATTTAAATGCTCGCTGCCAGCGATTTGTCCAAGAACCCGTACCGGATGTGCGTTGTCAATGTAGGATGACACCAACTGTAGCACATGTCCTCCTTGCTCGGAAGGTCTACTACGTGCGCTGGCATCAATGAACTTAATCTCGCCGATATCTCCTTCAGCGACATCTCTTTTGAATTCCAGGTTTTTCGGGTGGAAATTGAGTTGTGTATTGACGACAAATTTTGTTTTCGTCTCTTCTGCTAACCCAGCAATCTGTTTCCAATCCTCGCCTTCAATCGCGACTGGTTTTTCAATAATCGCTGCAGGCACACCGTGATCGGATGCCTGTTTCATCAACGGGTAACGGATCCGTTCGTTGCTACTCGGAACCACAGGACTTGTGACGATATGCAGGACATCGGGTTTCTCTTTTTCAAGCATCTCATCGAAGTCGGTGTAGCGCGAAGAGATACCGAATTCGTCCCCGAAGTTGTTGAGGCGTTCTTCGTTCATATCGCAGATGGCGGCGAGTTTCCCGCGTTTGACGAAGCGATACGCATCTGCGTGCCCACGGGCGCGACCCCCACACCCTAACATCGCAGTTTTATACATGGAACTGTCTCCTCCGAGTGGTATCTGTCATCAGTTTGCCATTAGATTAACAGAAGGGAATGTTTTTGTCAAACGTTATTAAATCCTTAAAGTGCATCAGAAATACAAATTGACCTTTGTCGTAAAATATGTTAACATATTGTCATAGAGCATTGTTGGTGTACACAATTGGTTTTGAGAAGATATATCTATCCCACTGTTCAACTT
Above is a window of Candidatus Poribacteria bacterium DNA encoding:
- a CDS encoding Gfo/Idh/MocA family oxidoreductase; translation: MYKTAILGCRGRARAHANAYQFVKGGKLAAICDMNEERLSEFGDEFDISSRYTDLDEMLEKEKPDVLHIVTAPVLRGTSERIRYPLMKQASDHGVPAVIIEKPIAVESEDWKQIAGLAEETKTKFAINTQLNFHPKNLELKQDVAEGRIGEIKFIDASARSTPVDQGPHVLQLVSSYIDNARPVRVLGQIAGSEGLDSDQPSPMHAAGQVLYENGLHVSVAFGTGMGTTASDNPGIYGHKRVFVVGTKGFVHWRFSSWERATQEGGYEDGPLNYGEQNIAAQANLTEAVFDWLDDENNVHPTHLKQSLAEFNLLLGLYYSGITNEIIDLPFEPPDGLMDSLREKL
- a CDS encoding Gfo/Idh/MocA family oxidoreductase produces the protein MYKTAMLGCGGRARGHADAYRFVKRGKLAAICDMNEERLNNFGDEFGISSRYTDFDEMLEKEKPDVLHIVTSPVVPSSNERIRYPLMKQASDHGVPAAIIEKPVAIEGEDWKQIAGLAEETKTKFVVNTQLNFHPKNLEFKRDVAEGDIGEIKFIDASARSRPSEQGGHVLQLVSSYIDNAHPVRVLGQIAGSEHLNSAGGHPGPMHAAAQVLYENGVHVSIAFGTEMAQMASDDPGIYGHKRVFVVGTKGFVHWRFSSWERSTLEGGYAGGPLNYGEQDVVAQANFIEAIFDWLEDANSVHPTHLKQSLVENNLILGMYHSGITNEIIDLPFEPPDGLMDTLREKL